The Pseudomonas sp. Marseille-Q3773 DNA window GAGAGCAGGGCGATGGGGCCGTGGCAGATGGCTGCGGTAGGTTTGCCGGCCTGATGGAAATGCCGCAGCAAGGCGCCCACCTCCGGGTTGTTGGCGAGGTCAATCAGGGGCGCATGGCCACCGGGGATGAACAGCCCGGCATAACGGCCTGGATCGCCTGCCAGAACCTCGCTCAGCGACAGCGTATCGCCGATGTCAGGCAGGCTTTGGACAACCTTTTCGATGCGCTTCATCTCGGCTGCATCGCCGCCAAAATAGCTCGGGTCGATCGAACGCGGATCGACGCTCGGGGCGTTGCCCTTCGGCGTTACCAGCACCAGCTTGTAACCAGCCTTGAGCAACTGGTCGGCTGGCACGCCGAACTCGTTGAGGTAATAACCGGTGGGGTAGCGTTGGCCGTCCTGCAACGGCAGCTGGCGCTCGCTGGACAACAGCACCAGCACCTCGCCCTTGGGCGCGGCCTGGGTACCGGTGGCAAGCAGGGAGGCAGCCACGGCAAGGGCAAGCCTGGACATCTGGATCATGCAGCAATCTCCTCGATCAACTCATGGGCCATCCGTACAGGGCGACCCGATGCGCTCATGCTAGTGGCCAGGCTATGATTCGATAATTCGAAAGCTCGCATGGCTGTGATCCAGAAAATGAATATCGCCAGCAAGGACTTCAACCTGCTGTACCTGTTTCATGTGCTGTACCAGGAACGCAACGCCACCCTCGCCGCCCAACGCATGGCGCTGAGCCAGCCCGCGCTCAGCCACAAGCTCAACAAGCTGCGCCACCAGTTTGGCGACCCCTTGTTCGTGCGCGCGCCGCGCGGCCTGACCCCAACACCGCGCGCCCACGAACTGGCGCCGCAGGTGGAGCGCTTGGTGGTGAGCCTGGAAGGTTTCTATGAGCGCTGCGAAGGCCGGGACTTTCTCGCCCGCCCGGCCCGCCTGCACCTGTACAGCACCGACTATGTCGAACAGACGCTGCTACCCGGACTGCTGCCGATCCTGCGCAGCGAGGCGCCGAACCTGACCTTGGTCACCCACAACACCCGCGGCCAGCTACCCCGCGAAGCGCTTGAGAAAGGCACCTGTGACCTCGCCGTTGCCGGGTTCTATACCGACCTGCCAGACACCTTTCACCAACAGCGCCTGCTCAGCGAACCGCTGGTGGTGCTGGCGTCACGCAGCCATCCAGGCCTGGAGAAAGGCCTGGACCTCGACGCATTCCTCGCCAGCGACCACCTGCTCACCACCCTCACCGGCGACCTCGATGGCCTGGTCGACCGCGCATTGTACAGCCAGGGCAAGCAGCGCCGGGTGGTGGCAGGCCTGTCGAGTTTCATCGCCCCGGCGCGCCTGCTGCGCGGCACCGACCTGCTGCTGACCTGCCTGCGCTCGCTGGCCGTCGAAGCCATCGCACGCGATGACCAGCTGGTCATGTACCCGCTGCCGCTGGCGCTGCCGGTGATCGACGTGATGCAGATCTGGCACGAGCGCACCCATGCCGATCCCCTGCGGCGGTGGTTCCGCCAACAGCTCTGGGCGGTGGCCCAGCACGCGGCGATCAGCACGGGTAACAATTCCTAAACAACAACGTGACATTTTTTTCCAGCTTTCTCGCCAAGGAGCTGTCAAATGAAGGTCACGGTTTTCGGTACCGGTTATGTTGGCCTCACTCAGGCAGTGTGCCTGGCCCAGGTGGGGCATTCGGTGCTGTGCATGGATGTCGACGCCGCGCGGGTCGCCGCCCTGAATGAAGGCCACTGTCCGATTTTCGAGCCGGGCCTCGCGCCAATGCTGGTGAACAACCTGGCTTGTGGTCGGCTGCGCTTCACCACCGACGCCAGCGAAGCGGCCAACTATGCCAGGTTACAGTTCATCGCGGTCGGCACCCCGCCGCAGGCTGATGGCAGCGCCGACCTCAGGCACGTGTTCGCAGTGGTCGACAGCATCCTCGAACATGCCGACGCTCCTAAGGTGATCGTCAACAAATCAACCGTCCCCGTCGGCACGGTGCACCGCATCAAGGCGCGCATCGCCCAGACCGTGGGTGACACTCGCCGCTTCCAGGTCATCAGCAACCCAGAGTTCCTCAAGGAGGGCTCCGCCGTGGACGATTGCATGCGCCCGGAGCGCATCATCATCGGTGGCGCGGAACCTGCCGAGGTGGAACTGCTGCGCGAGCTGTACCTGCCGTTCAGCCGCAACCGCGAAAAGCTCATGGTCATGGACGCACGCAGCGCCGAGCTGACCAAGTACGCGGCCAACTGCATGCTGGCGACCAAGATCTCGTTCATCAACGAAATCGCCAACCTGGCCGAGCACCTGGGCGCCGACATCGAGATGGTGCGCCGTGGCATCGGTTCTGATCCGCGCATCGGCTACGACTTCATCTATGCCGGCTGCGGCTTCGGTGGCTCGTGCTTCCCCAAGGATCTGCAGGCCCTGCGCCGCAGCGCCGAGGCCGAAGGCTTCGAGCCGCAGCTGTTGCGTGCGGTGGAGTCGGTCAACGAGCGGCAAAAGGGCCGGCTGTTCAGCAAGATCCAGCGCCATTACCCAGGTGGCGTGCGGGGCAAGGTCTTTGCCTTGTGGGGACTGTCGTTCAAGCCCAACACCAACGACATTCGCGAAGCCTCCAGCCGGGTGCTGCTGGAAGCATTGTGGGCCGCCGGTGCGCGGGTACAGGCGCATGACCCACAGGCCATGGACGAGATCCAGCGGCACTATGGCACGCGCCGCGACCTGCGCCTGGTGCCCTGCAAGGACGATGCGCTACGCGGCGCCGATGCCTTGGTGATCGTCACCGAATGGCAGGAATACCGCGTACTCGACCTGGACAAGGTGCTCCAGCAATTGGCCGACCGCGTGGTATTCGACGGGCGCAACCTGTTCGAGCCGGAGCACATGGCCGCCGCTGGCCTGACTTACTACGGCATCGGCCGTGGCCAGGGGCAACCCGCATGCCGGTACTGATTACCGGCATGGCCGGTATCATCGGCTACGTCCACCTGTACCAGCTGCCGACCTCCGGGCTGCGTTTCTTCACCGTCCAGGCACGCCGCCGAAGCAGCGCGCGGCCAGTGGCTGGCCACCCTTGACGAGCGGCGCGGCGCTTGCGGGAGTATTGAGCTCCACACCTTCTGCGCGGTTCAGGTGGCCGTTCGGGCGAGTAGCAGAGGACGCGATGATCGCCTGAACTTCAAATGCACTTGCAATCGGCGGCTTCTCAAAATACTGTATGAATAATCAGTATACGGTATGACGCCATGCAACTCATTGCCAAACTCGGCATCCTCGCCGACGCCGCCAAGTACGACGCCTCCTGCGCCAGCAGCGGCGCGCCCAAGCGCAATTCGCGGGGTGGGGATGGCCTGGGTGCCACCAACGGCATGGGCATCTGCCACAGCTACCCCCCCGATGGCCGCTGCGTGTCGCTGCTCAAGGTGCTGTTGACCAACTTCTGCCTGTACGCCTGCCAGTACTGCGTGAACCGCCGCTCCAGCAACGTGCCCCGCGCCCGTTTCACCCCCGAGGAAGTGGTGCGCCTGACCCTGGATTTCTACCGGCGCAACTGCATCAGCGGTCTGTTCCTCAGTTCCGGCATCATCCGCTCGGCCGACTACACCATGGAGCAGTTGATCCGCGTGGCCCGGCTGCTGCGTGAAGAACACCACTTTCGCGGCTACATCCACCTCAAGACCATTCCCGATGCCGACCCGCTGTTGATCGAAGAGGCCGGTCGCCTGGCCGACCGCCTCAGTGTCAACATCGAACTGCCCACCGACGCCAGCCTGAAGCGCCTGGCGCCGGAAAAGCAGGCCCACACCATTCGCCAGGCAATGGGCGTCATCCACCAGGGCCAGCAAGCCGTGGCCAACGAACCCAAGGCTCCGCGCTTCACTCCCGCCGGGCAGAGCACCCAGGTGATCGTCGGTGCCGACAATACCGACGACAGCACCCTGCTGCGCAACGCCGAGTCGCTGTACCAGGGCTACGGTCTCAAGCGCGTTTACTACTCCGCCTTCAGCCCGATCCCCGACAGCCCGGGCAGCGTGCCCCTGGCGGCACCGCCGCTGCTGCGCGAGCACCGCCTGTACCAGGCCGACTTCCTGTTGCGTGGTTATGGCTACCAGGCCGGGGAGCTGCTCGGCCAAGGCGACAACCTGGCATTGGACATCGACCCCAAGCTGGCCTGGGCACTGGCCAACCGCGAGGTCTTTCCGCTGGATGTGAACCGCGCTGAACCCGCGCTGCTGGCGCGCATTCCGGGTATCGGCCTGCGCAGCGTCCAGCGCCTGGTCGCGCTGCGACGCGAGCGGCGCATCCGCTATGACGACCTGATCCAGCTGCGTTGCGTGCTGGACAAGGCGCGGCCGTTCATTGTCACCAGCGACTACCGCCCGGCCCAGGCCGAGCTGCGCAGCGGCCTGTTGCGGGCCCGCCTGCGCGAGCCACAGGCACCCGTGCAGATGGGGTTGTGGGGATGATCGCGCTGGACTGCGATGACCTGTTCGCAACCTGGCGTGAGCAGGCGCGCGTGCTGCTAGGGCATGGTGTCGATCCCGCGGAAGTCACCTGGTCGCAAGGGCCGATGGCTGACTTGCTGGCCATACCGACACCGCTTCCGCAAGGCCCCGGTCCGTTCCGGGCCAAGGTACCGGCGGCCCTGCTGGCCCTGCTGGAACAGGCCGCACGCTACCGTGGCGAGCAACGCTGGAACCTGCTGTACGAGGTGCTCTGGCGTGTGGCCCACGGCGACCGCACCGCGATGCTGGCGGGGGATCGGCTGGGCAGCGAACTGCATCGGCGGATCAAGCAGGTCAGCCGCGAGGCGCATCACTTGCACGCCTTTGTACGTTTCGTGCCGTTGCCGGACGCCGTGGCGGCCCACCTGCAGCTGGACCTTGTGGCTTACCACGAGCCGGCCCACGACATCCTCGAAAGCGCCAGCCCGCACTTCGCCGACCGCCTGGGGCGCCTGCGCTGGCTGATCGCCACCCCGCGCGACGGCATACGCTTCGACGGCCAGGCGTTCGAATACCATCGGCAGTGTCCCGAAGCCTGGCGCCACTGTGCGCGCAACGCCGATGACCCGGGTGCCGAGCTATGGCGCACCTATTACCGCCATACCTTCAACCCTGCCCGCCTCAACCCCGATGCCTTGCGTCTGCACATGCCGGGACGATTCTGGCGGCACTTGCCGGAGGGCATGCTGATACCCCAGCTCGAAGGTCTGGCGCGCCAGGGTAAGCAACGCGACGGCCAGGCGCTGGAAGTTGCGGCCCGGGCCGGCAAACAGATCAGCAAGCCAGCGCGGTCGGGATAGGCACGGGCTGGCCCGCGAAGCAGGGCCAGGATGGTTGGGTTGACACAGAGACCTGGGCCAGCGTTAGCGTCAATCCAGCATCCAGCCAGCATCGCCCTCTTCCAGCACACCACCATGGTCGGTTCGATCGCCTTTGCGCGCCACCGCTGCACCTTCAATCATGAAGTGCGCAGCACCACTGATTATTACGGCACCACACGTGGTGCGGTCCCCCACTCTGGCGACCGGCTTGCCATTGAAGGTGTATGCGGAACTGCCGCTTTCCACCTGGTTGGAACCATGCAGCGGGCAGACATGCCGATGGCCTATGAGGATCACGGGTTTCATCGGGTCTCTCCTACAGACGGGGCAGTACGGGATTCACGGTCAATGTCTTCCGGCCAAAGAACCTTTGGCGCCAGGCAGTGCATGTGGCTCAGGCCATCGTCATCGTTCCAGTCGCGGGGTGGGTGGTCGAACTTTGGCAGGGCCTGAGGGCCTTGCTGCATGAACAGCCGGGCGATGGCCCAATAGGCTTCGCCGCGGCGGAGGTCATGGGTGAAGAACACGCGGTCAATGACTTCATTGGTGTCCGGGTTGCGGACCGACAGCATGACGTTTTCGATCAGGCCACCGTGGCCAGGGGCGTAGACTCGGTAGACTTCGGCGGTTACGTCGTCCCAGTTGTAGGCGACCGGTTTTACGCCCCAGTGTTTGCGGCTGAATAGATAGATGTAGTGGAATCTGAATTGATAGAGATAGATTTTGCGTCGCAAGCGGTTGAAGCGTATGGGTTCGTCCCGCGGGAGCAGCAGGTCCATCTTTACATATGTCGCAGTAGCCCACATGCCAACCAGAAGCGCTAGCGATGTGAGGATGTTAACGACCCAATTATCCGACCAGTAGACATCTACAAACCTCCAGTGCATGTAGATAAATGCAACTACAGAAAAAGCAAGGCTCGGCCCTCCTATCAGTACTGCGATGCCACGCAAACTGACAGTGGATCGGGGAAGTTCTAGGCATACGTCGTCACAATAGTTTGGCGACGGATCTATATCTTCAAAGCTTAAGCGTGGAACTGCATCCGAACCAACGTCAGGCAAATCATAACTCCAACACAAAGCTCGCTCCGAGAGAATCCTGGGCTTATTTTTCATTCATTGACTTCCTTGATGCAGGTCTCAACATATGCATCTGGCATCCTTCTATCTGGCCAGTAACTTACCAGCAATGTCGCGGCTCTAATTGTATGCGACCCAATAGACGTCGTCAGTTCTACGGTCCCAGTGGTTTCCAGCCAAGTCGTTGCGAGGGCGCCTGAGCCTGACGTCCGTAGATTTCTATTCAACGAAAATTCACTTTTATAGTCAGGCTGACGTGGCTTGGAAAAGTCAGAAAATTCCGACGATGGCGTGAGCGCTTCAATCGTGATAGCTTGGTGTTCTTCTACCAACAGTGTCTCACCACCAATGAAATCGGGGAAGGTCCCGTCACCTTGACGATGCACTATTACAACCCAGCGAAAAGCAGAGTGCTCGTCATTATATTGAGGCAATACAATTTGGAATTTAAGTTTGTGTTCTAACTCGATATTGACTAGGCCGCCTATCTTAGGACCCGCTGGATCGTTCGAGCGTTTGGATTCAAAATGGATCCCCGCACGTATGCCGAGCGTAGCCGCATTAAGCTCTGCAAATGCAATGTCTGCATACTCAGGAGAAGCCCAATGTACAGCAGGCTTTTCGTCAGCCTTCCCAAAGCAGCAACGTCGCGCCCACCGTTCAAACGCAGTAGATTCGCTTTCGTCAGCTGGCTTGGCCAGGGCGTAAGCAATAAGTGCCAGTGTAATAGCCAGACCTAAAGGGCCTAACAGTGCGGGTTTAAATACTGCATAGACAAACATGCCGGTTGAGGAAATGTACGCAAGGCCTGCAAATAAGTAATATGCCTCTGATAATTTGTCCCCAGTTGCTCGTGCACGTTTAGCTGCGGAAAATGCGTGTGCCGTGTCAAAGACCCCAGCTATCGCACTTATGATGGCACCGAATTTTATCAGCGATACTCCAGAACCAGACGCGCTTTTAGCCCACGGTTTGGCAATATGCTGTGTACTCGCCCTCAAAATGAGCCCCACCAGCTCAATTTGCCCTCCCAACACGCCCAGCTGGGATCCTTGCAACGCCAACTTGGCCTCGTACGCCTTGGGCCCAATTTCCTCTTCCGCCTTTTCCTGATTCCTGCCCAGGCTGTCCTGCTGCAGATACAACCCGCCTATCGCCAGCAGCACTTCCCAACTCCCAGCCACCCCGCGCAACCCGGAAAAACCGGTCCTTACCAATCGGGCCGCCTGCTGTGAGGTGATCTTCATCCCTTGCAACAACCTGCGCGCATCGCTTTCCAACGTCCCCGCCGCCACCGAGATATCCACCAGGGCAAGCTGCGCCGCGCTGCTCGCCTGGTTCACGCCCATGCTGGCTTCCTTGAACAACCGCCCATGCACCTCTTCGGCCTTGCCCTCGACCCACACCGTCACGCTGATCATCGTGTGGGTGAAGCGCGGGTCGAGCACGGCCAGGCTCATCAGCCCGTGCTGGATGATCGGCCGCACCTTGCGCATCGACTTCATCGAGCCGAACTCGAAATCGTCAAGGTTGCGCTGCATCCGGTCCCGCGCCGCGGCGATGGAGACATTGGCCTTGTGCTGCAATTCGCGCAGGTGCTGGCTTTGCAGGGCGTAGTACTCGCCCAGCTTCATCTTCACTTCCAGCTCGATCAGGTGCACGCCGTTGTAGAGATACTGCGTGGCGCTGTTCAAATGGCGCACGGCTTTCTGGATGCCTGGCGACAGGCAAGACGCCAGCCGCTGGCTGGCTGCGTTGAGCGCGCTTTGCGTTTCGGCGATGGCCTGCTTGAGGGTAGTGCGCATGCGCAGGCCGGCGTCATCGCTGGCGATGATCTTGCTCAGCATGCCGTAGAGCTTGTCGCTGTCGTTCCAGTTAATCGCTTCTGTGGCGGAGAAACTCGGCAGCAGCCCGGCCAGCAGTGCCTGGTCGCGCATCAGCAAGGCGCGATAGGGCGGGCTGTTCGGGTCCTGCAGCCATTTCAGCCAGAGTGCCT harbors:
- a CDS encoding TIGR03915 family putative DNA repair protein yields the protein MGMIALDCDDLFATWREQARVLLGHGVDPAEVTWSQGPMADLLAIPTPLPQGPGPFRAKVPAALLALLEQAARYRGEQRWNLLYEVLWRVAHGDRTAMLAGDRLGSELHRRIKQVSREAHHLHAFVRFVPLPDAVAAHLQLDLVAYHEPAHDILESASPHFADRLGRLRWLIATPRDGIRFDGQAFEYHRQCPEAWRHCARNADDPGAELWRTYYRHTFNPARLNPDALRLHMPGRFWRHLPEGMLIPQLEGLARQGKQRDGQALEVAARAGKQISKPARSG
- a CDS encoding T6SS effector BTH_I2691 family protein gives rise to the protein MSISQRIAIAAAEAGLPHDQCMSCERQGLPILPLRRALVPDTRPECVVTVADNLHISTRIGLRTLRMGYLYVLLDQQVWHAYAVSAQGHLRRFNPYEPPDGPPAPLPERCVHEDHDIPSAFLNLDTERYSSAWLAFSSDAWPVSVLNAYKRGQAPAQRFEGLDLTQARNHPELLGIAMTPDNLQVDKQVFEYAQQACSPFDSAHGFHSRWLRRFALRGYLINAMNRHQLENGVLAVVLDDTVGLIQEYNHQRLNWVVKRQAWREEPMRAYQLQTSQILQIIRATNRERAAQDVPSLEPMTGDAPPVFTDPAVARQQLVERKQQESDERLEQRYHEPQRAAFQAEYDQQEREFQRYIDRDAQAYVALFDTPMFKVVEAYDYDGNDHESGVAYAKTLALCLGGGVTEAMLPATEPRIPAAGTSEALWLKWLQDPNSPPYRALLMRDQALLAGLLPSFSATEAINWNDSDKLYGMLSKIIASDDAGLRMRTTLKQAIAETQSALNAASQRLASCLSPGIQKAVRHLNSATQYLYNGVHLIELEVKMKLGEYYALQSQHLRELQHKANVSIAAARDRMQRNLDDFEFGSMKSMRKVRPIIQHGLMSLAVLDPRFTHTMISVTVWVEGKAEEVHGRLFKEASMGVNQASSAAQLALVDISVAAGTLESDARRLLQGMKITSQQAARLVRTGFSGLRGVAGSWEVLLAIGGLYLQQDSLGRNQEKAEEEIGPKAYEAKLALQGSQLGVLGGQIELVGLILRASTQHIAKPWAKSASGSGVSLIKFGAIISAIAGVFDTAHAFSAAKRARATGDKLSEAYYLFAGLAYISSTGMFVYAVFKPALLGPLGLAITLALIAYALAKPADESESTAFERWARRCCFGKADEKPAVHWASPEYADIAFAELNAATLGIRAGIHFESKRSNDPAGPKIGGLVNIELEHKLKFQIVLPQYNDEHSAFRWVVIVHRQGDGTFPDFIGGETLLVEEHQAITIEALTPSSEFSDFSKPRQPDYKSEFSLNRNLRTSGSGALATTWLETTGTVELTTSIGSHTIRAATLLVSYWPDRRMPDAYVETCIKEVNE
- a CDS encoding PAAR domain-containing protein, which codes for MKPVILIGHRHVCPLHGSNQVESGSSAYTFNGKPVARVGDRTTCGAVIISGAAHFMIEGAAVARKGDRTDHGGVLEEGDAGWMLD
- a CDS encoding putative DNA modification/repair radical SAM protein, with amino-acid sequence MQLIAKLGILADAAKYDASCASSGAPKRNSRGGDGLGATNGMGICHSYPPDGRCVSLLKVLLTNFCLYACQYCVNRRSSNVPRARFTPEEVVRLTLDFYRRNCISGLFLSSGIIRSADYTMEQLIRVARLLREEHHFRGYIHLKTIPDADPLLIEEAGRLADRLSVNIELPTDASLKRLAPEKQAHTIRQAMGVIHQGQQAVANEPKAPRFTPAGQSTQVIVGADNTDDSTLLRNAESLYQGYGLKRVYYSAFSPIPDSPGSVPLAAPPLLREHRLYQADFLLRGYGYQAGELLGQGDNLALDIDPKLAWALANREVFPLDVNRAEPALLARIPGIGLRSVQRLVALRRERRIRYDDLIQLRCVLDKARPFIVTSDYRPAQAELRSGLLRARLREPQAPVQMGLWG
- a CDS encoding DUF6708 domain-containing protein; protein product: MKNKPRILSERALCWSYDLPDVGSDAVPRLSFEDIDPSPNYCDDVCLELPRSTVSLRGIAVLIGGPSLAFSVVAFIYMHWRFVDVYWSDNWVVNILTSLALLVGMWATATYVKMDLLLPRDEPIRFNRLRRKIYLYQFRFHYIYLFSRKHWGVKPVAYNWDDVTAEVYRVYAPGHGGLIENVMLSVRNPDTNEVIDRVFFTHDLRRGEAYWAIARLFMQQGPQALPKFDHPPRDWNDDDGLSHMHCLAPKVLWPEDIDRESRTAPSVGETR
- a CDS encoding type 1 glutamine amidotransferase domain-containing protein; amino-acid sequence: MIQMSRLALAVAASLLATGTQAAPKGEVLVLLSSERQLPLQDGQRYPTGYYLNEFGVPADQLLKAGYKLVLVTPKGNAPSVDPRSIDPSYFGGDAAEMKRIEKVVQSLPDIGDTLSLSEVLAGDPGRYAGLFIPGGHAPLIDLANNPEVGALLRHFHQAGKPTAAICHGPIALLSAQQDPAGYQAALARGDKPAARDWVYQGYRMTIFSDPEEQVFEGSLNGQRLLFYPAGAMAMAGGDMGYAKAWQPNVMVDRELITGQNPFSDKALAKVLLEKLAEQAQRPRQGN
- a CDS encoding UDP-glucose/GDP-mannose dehydrogenase family protein, translating into MKVTVFGTGYVGLTQAVCLAQVGHSVLCMDVDAARVAALNEGHCPIFEPGLAPMLVNNLACGRLRFTTDASEAANYARLQFIAVGTPPQADGSADLRHVFAVVDSILEHADAPKVIVNKSTVPVGTVHRIKARIAQTVGDTRRFQVISNPEFLKEGSAVDDCMRPERIIIGGAEPAEVELLRELYLPFSRNREKLMVMDARSAELTKYAANCMLATKISFINEIANLAEHLGADIEMVRRGIGSDPRIGYDFIYAGCGFGGSCFPKDLQALRRSAEAEGFEPQLLRAVESVNERQKGRLFSKIQRHYPGGVRGKVFALWGLSFKPNTNDIREASSRVLLEALWAAGARVQAHDPQAMDEIQRHYGTRRDLRLVPCKDDALRGADALVIVTEWQEYRVLDLDKVLQQLADRVVFDGRNLFEPEHMAAAGLTYYGIGRGQGQPACRY
- a CDS encoding LysR family transcriptional regulator, translating into MNIASKDFNLLYLFHVLYQERNATLAAQRMALSQPALSHKLNKLRHQFGDPLFVRAPRGLTPTPRAHELAPQVERLVVSLEGFYERCEGRDFLARPARLHLYSTDYVEQTLLPGLLPILRSEAPNLTLVTHNTRGQLPREALEKGTCDLAVAGFYTDLPDTFHQQRLLSEPLVVLASRSHPGLEKGLDLDAFLASDHLLTTLTGDLDGLVDRALYSQGKQRRVVAGLSSFIAPARLLRGTDLLLTCLRSLAVEAIARDDQLVMYPLPLALPVIDVMQIWHERTHADPLRRWFRQQLWAVAQHAAISTGNNS